A stretch of the Nothobranchius furzeri strain GRZ-AD chromosome 5, NfurGRZ-RIMD1, whole genome shotgun sequence genome encodes the following:
- the rab5ab gene encoding RAB5A, member RAS oncogene family, b, whose amino-acid sequence MASRGGATRPNGPNAGNKICQFKLVLLGESAVGKSSLVLRFVKGQFHEFQESTIGAAFLTQTVCLDDTTVKFEIWDTAGQERYHSLAPMYYRGAQAAIVVYDITNEESFVRAKNWVKELQRQASPNIVIALAGNKADLANKRALDFQDAQSYADDNSLLFMETSAKTSMNVNEIFMAIAKKLPKNEPQAVGSNSGRNRGVDLTETAPSSSRPCCSN is encoded by the exons ATGGCTAGTAGAGGTGGAGCCACGCGCCCCAACGGGCCTAATGCGGGCAACAAGATTTGCCAATTCAAGCTTGTGCTTTTAGGAGAGTCAGCAGTGGGAAAATCAAGCCTCGTACTCCGTTTTGTCAAGGGCCAGTTTCATGAATTCCAGGAGAGCACAATCGGAG CGGCCTTCCTGACTCAGACGGTATGTTTGGACGACACAACAGTCAAGTTTGAGATCTGGGACACAGCCGGTCAGGAGCGCTACCACAGTCTGGCTCCCATGTACTACAGAGGGGCCCAGGCAGCCATCGTGGTCTACGATATCACAAACGAG GAATCATTTGTGCGGGCAAAGAATTGGGTTAAAGAGCTTCAGAGACAAGCCAGCCCAAACATCGTAATAGCGCTGGCTGGGAACAAGGCCGACCTCGCAAACAAGAGAGCTCTGGACTTTCAG gaTGCACAGTCATATGCCGACGACAACAGTTTGCTCTTTATGGAAACTTCAGCAAAGACCTCTATGAACGTGAACGAGATTTTCATGGCCATTG CAAAGAAGCTTCCTAAGAACGAGCCTCAAGCCGTCGGCAGCAACAGCGGACGGAACCGGGGAGTGGACCTGACGGAGACGGCTCCGTCCAGCAGCCGTCCCTGCTGCAGTAACTAA